The Panthera tigris isolate Pti1 chromosome A1, P.tigris_Pti1_mat1.1, whole genome shotgun sequence region ATTGTGGGTGGCCAGGTAGTGGGAGTTTTTTTTACGTAAAAGTGGAGAGTACCCTAACTCAGGTGTTATGTTACTGGGTTGCTCAGTCATCCTTCCCAGTATCACTATCACCAGGCTAATGTGTACAGGCCTCCCACTGTGCAGAGACTGACCACCCGCCTCTGGCACCAAACTGTGCCCATGATAACATTTTCCACAACTGTGAGCTCACTCACTTTCTCCTGGCAGCATCCCTATAACTAATGAAATTGGAGTTTTCCCAAAAAGTAAAGACTGATATTGAATGACTACATTTTAATTGGAAATTCCTGTGTTGGGTAGTTAAAACATAAACTTGAAAAGTAAATGTTACACttggaaaagaatttaaacactttaaaagaaGATGTGTTGGGGTGAAATAACTGTCTAAAACtgtcttctatttgttttttagctatatgctgttttttttccccatatgtatGTGGATATTGGTGAATTGTAGAAATAACTTCCACTAAGTGATCTGGGTCTTATCCATTTAACAGGCCAGATATTCATTTTCATCTGAGATCTGCTTTTAAAGGAATTGAAAAGTTAGGTGGGGAAATCTTTTAAGGATAGTCTGTTTCTACAGTAAACTTAGTTGCTAAGAGTTGATACGCCTCAAAATTTAGGGAGTGTATATTTCCTGAGAATCAGAAATGTTTATCTGAGGCTTTacggagaaaaagaaatggtttgaGCAAATAAGGAGGAACTCCTTTTTTGGGAGGAGTCATCTTACCTAGAGTCTCATATCTACTCACTACTTTCTTGGGACTTGTGTGCAGAGTATGACTGGTCAGGTGGAATCTGTCCTACTAGAAGTCTGGCCCCTACCTTTGTACTACAGACAAATGGTAAGCTTTGAAAACTATATCCAGGTATACCCAGAACTCAGTTTATCACTAAGAGGGAATCACAGTCTATCACTGTACAAatttttattggttattttttaattttaatttttttcttactgattttttattccttatttacatttttaaattaaattgccTAAGGAGATGTCTAAGTGAGAGTAGATATTATTCACTGATACTTTATCCACACATCAGCTCAATATTCTAGAGTCATAGTTCCTTTAGTATTAACTTCATTGCCTATAATCATTATACTCTGTCATTAATTCCCTGTGGCATTCTACTTTGCAATTAGTATACTCTTAAATGTCATGAAATATACAGTATTATAAGTTGTCAGAGGTATTccattaatatgttttaaaattttaattctgtatctttttaaaactacTGCCTTTCAAGATTCTTCAAAACACTTGACATATAGATGCCTATAATTATTTCCTAGATCCATgcttttccaaaataattcttaaatgtttcatGAACTAGTTCTTGAACATGTGAAATGTTCTTCGTGAACTAGTACAGTAGAATCAATTAGAAATTATGTAAGTTTGATATTAACACATATCATTAATGTAACTTACTTGTTTAGTTACTCGAGatagtttaaaataatcttttatccattaaaatattaattgaacctaccctatgacccagcaatagcactgctaggaatttacccaagggatacaggagtactgatgcataggggcacttgtaccccaatgttcatagagcactctcaacaatagccaaattatggaaagagcctaaatgtccatcaactgatgaatggataaagaaattgtggtttatatacacaatggagtactacgtggcaatgagaaagaatgaaataaggccctttgtagcaacgtggatggaactggagagtgtgatgctaagtgaaataagccatacagagaaagacagataccatatggtttcactcttatgtggatcctgagaaacttaacagaaacccatgggggaggggaaggaaaaaaaaaaaagaggttagagtggaagagagccaaagcataagagactcttaaaaacagaacaaactgagggttgatggggggtgggagggaggagagggtgggtgatgggtattgaggagggcaccttttgggatgagcacgggtgttgtatggaaaccaatttgacaataaacttcatatattggaaaaaaaccaaacattaattGATAATTTGTTCTATTCTGAATGTGAATGATAAAATACGAGTTAAGTTGCAATCCTGGCTTGCGTTCATTGAGTACATGGGAAAAAAAAGCTGGTATGAAAACTTTTCCCCTAATACTTAAATcatgtgtttgattttatttcaagAGGCTCTGACTATAAGCAAAGCTTTTGACATGCTTTTACCTCTCTAAAGTCAACCTCTGCCCATGAATTTTCTCTGCTCAACCTGCAAATACCCAAAGAATTCATGCCTCTTGCTGAATTCTCAGAAACTTTTAGAATATTATATTGTCTCATCTTACATACGTTGAATGGTGAATTATGTTCCAAAGttacttttctctctctattgATTAGTTAAGTCACCAAAACTTTCAAgtcacaactttttaaaaaactggaatcCAGAAATTCATCTAGAGCAGAGatcattaaaaacacaatgatctCATATTGCAATCATTTTCGGATATACAGGTAAATTGAAATGTATAAGTGgtgtggaaatttaaaaaacacatacactCTTACTTGGTATGACATGAATGTAGCAAATATCTaaatcacacagtattttcatttgtaaaaaaacaaatttacaaaagaaCTGCACTGTAAAAAACTGACTTCtggtatattttataaataacagtTAAGACAGACAACAAGGGTATAATTATTGGATAAAGCACACAAGAGTGCATTATAAgctttccataaataaataaataaataatgtaaattaacAATTGCCATCATAATATAGAAGTAAATATGTATGGATAGATGgttatgcatatacacatactttCAATGCCTCGATGTTTTGGTGGTCATGAATATCAAAGGCCTGGTTTTGCTATAAAATGTAGACTTCAAGGCCAAGTGATAAAAGTTACGAGTTTAGACTCACATTGAGATCCCACCCAAACATCACCAATTAATATCACTTTTAAGTTACTTAAGTGATATCTGTTTTCACTTCCTTGTTGGTAAAAAGTGAATTGTATTGATACCTAGCTTGGAAGGTTGTTGTGAGAATACAATGGGATAACCCTATTATAACCCTATGCTTGTCACATGGGGAATATTTCCAATAGATGTCCACTACTGTTATAGCATTAATcactattctattctttttaactttatgtcATGGATTGGAATATTTGGAAGTGATGAATTAGTATAAAAGCtataaggatatatatttttttaatataaagaatttgaaaagtGCTCGGAGGATATtacaatgaaaatagaaatttgggGAAAGTTCAGACCCAAGtagtaaatttatttaatacttacaCGTTTAGCCACATGATGTCGCTGTCCACCACAAGGTGtttcaccacaaaagaaatacatcatGCATTACACACTCAGTTGCTGCTTTTCCCCATCCTCTGTGAAATACAGGCATGGTAAGATCATTTAAGAAAAACCGAGGaacccaaattattttttaaagtttggatcGATGCAAGAGTGACCCAATATTTGGAAAAGGCTTGCAGTGATGTTTTCATGGAGAGAAAAAGGTTCAGGAGCCCGGCAACTACTGCTTTCGCTTCTGCTCCTCACAGTCTGGGAGGCTGGGAGCGGCCAGGTTCACTACTCAGTCCTGGAGGAGGCCAAACACGGCACCTTCGTGGGGCGGATCGCCCAGGACTTGGGGCTGGAGCTGGTGGAGCTGGTGCCACGTCTGTTCCGGGTGGCGTCCAAAAGCCATGGGGACCTTCTGGAGGTAAATCTGCAGAATGGCATTTTGTTTGTGAATTCTCGCATCGACCGCGAGGAGCTTTGCGGGCGGAACCTGGATTGCAGCATCCATCTGGAGGTGATCGTGGACAGGCCGCTGCAGGTTTTCCATGTGGAAGTGGAGGTGAAGGACATTAACGACAACCAGCCGGTTTTTCCAATGGcagtaaaaaaattgtttatttctgaatCCCGGCCGCCTGGTTCTCGGATTCCACTAGAGGGAGCATCAGATGCAGATATTGGAGCGAATTCTTTGTTGACCTACAGTCTTAACTCTAATGATTATTTTACCTTggatattaaaagaaatgatgagGATATTAAAACTCTTGGACTCGTgttgaaaaaacttttaaatcgAGAGGACATTCCTGAACATCACCTAGTAATAACGGCAGTTGATGGTGGGAAACCAGAGCTCACTGGCACTACTCAACTGAAGATCACCATTCTAGATGTAAACGACAACGCCCCAGAGTTTGAGAGAACTGTCTACAAAGTGAGTTTATTCGAAAATGCTCCAAACGGTACCCTAGCAGTGACTGTTAACGCCTCTGATTTGGATGAAGGAGTAAATAAGgacattgtatattctttcaatACAGACATGTCATCAGATGCTTTGTCGAAATTCCACTTAGACCCAGTTAATGGATACATCACTGTAAAGGGTAACATAGATTTCGAGGAAACTAAGTTATACGAAATCCAGGTAGAAGCGACAGATAAAGGAAATCCCCCAATGGCAGGTCACTGCACGGTTCTGGTGGAAATTTTGGACACCAATGATAATGTACCTGAGTTGGTTATCAAATCACTGTCATTATCTGTATTAGAAGACGCTCCCCTCGGCACGGTCATCGCCTTGATCAGCGTGTCCGACCGTGACTCCGGAGTCAACGGGCAGGTGACCTGCTCTCTGATGCCTCACATCCCTTTCAAGCTGGTGTCCACCTTCAAGAATTACTATTCGCTGGTGCTGGACAGCGCCCTGGACCGCGAGAGCGTGGCGAACTATGAGCTGCTGGTGACCGCACGGGACGGGGGCTCGCCTTCGCTGTCGGCCACGGCCAGCGTGTCCGTGGAAGTGGCCGACGTGAACGACAACGCGCCGACATTCGCGCAGGCCGAGTACACGGTGTTCGTGAAGGAGAACAACCCTCCCGGCCGCCACATCTTCACGGTGTCCGCGCGGGACGCGGACGCGCAGGAGAACGCGCTGGTGTCCTACTCGCTGGTGGAGCGGCGGGTGGGCGAGCGTGCGCTGTCGAGCTACGTGTCGGTGCACGCGGAGAGCGGCAAGGTGTACGCGCTGCAGCCGCTGGACCACGAGGAGCTGGAGCTGCTGCAGTTCCAAGTGAGCGCGCGCGACGCGGGCGTGCCTCCGCTGGGCAGCAACGTGACGCTGCAGGTGTTCGTGCTGGACGAGAACGACAACGCGCCCGCGCTGCTGCCGCTGCCtggggcgggcggcgcgggcggcgccgTGAGCGAGCTGGTGTGGCGGTCGGTGGGCGCGGGCCACGTGGTGGCGAAGGTGCGCGCGGTGGACGCCGACTCGGGCTACAACGCGTGGCTGTCGTACGAGCTGCAGCCGGCGGCGGGTGGCGCGCGCAGCCCGTTCCGCGTGGCGCTGTACACGGGCGAGATCAGCACGACGCGCAGCCTGGACGAGGCGGACTCGCCGCGCCAGCGCCTGCTGGTGCTGGTGAGTGACCACGGCGAGCCGGCGCTGACGGCCACGGCCACCGTGCTGCTGTCGCTCGTGGAGAGCGGCCAGGCGCCCAAGGCCTCGTCGCGGGTGTTGGCGGGCGCCGCCGGCGCGGAGGCGGCGCTGGTGGATGTCAACGTGTACCTGATCATCGCCATCTGCGCGGTGTCCAGCCTGCTGGTGCTCACGCTGCTGCTGTACGTGGCGCTGCGGTGCTCGGCGCCGCCCAGCGAGGGCGCGTGCGGGCCGGGGAAGCCCACGCTGGTGTGTTCCAGCGCGGTGGGGAGCTGGTCGTACTCGCAGCAGAGGCGGCAGAGGGTGTGCTCTGGGGAGGGTCCGCCCAAGACCGACCTCATGGCCTTCAGCCCCAGCCTTCCACCCGGTCCCATTGGGGGGAATAGAGAAGAACAGCTGGATGTGGATG contains the following coding sequences:
- the LOC122230530 gene encoding protocadherin alpha-3 is translated as MFSWREKGSGARQLLLSLLLLTVWEAGSGQVHYSVLEEAKHGTFVGRIAQDLGLELVELVPRLFRVASKSHGDLLEVNLQNGILFVNSRIDREELCGRNLDCSIHLEVIVDRPLQVFHVEVEVKDINDNQPVFPMAVKKLFISESRPPGSRIPLEGASDADIGANSLLTYSLNSNDYFTLDIKRNDEDIKTLGLVLKKLLNREDIPEHHLVITAVDGGKPELTGTTQLKITILDVNDNAPEFERTVYKVSLFENAPNGTLAVTVNASDLDEGVNKDIVYSFNTDMSSDALSKFHLDPVNGYITVKGNIDFEETKLYEIQVEATDKGNPPMAGHCTVLVEILDTNDNVPELVIKSLSLSVLEDAPLGTVIALISVSDRDSGVNGQVTCSLMPHIPFKLVSTFKNYYSLVLDSALDRESVANYELLVTARDGGSPSLSATASVSVEVADVNDNAPTFAQAEYTVFVKENNPPGRHIFTVSARDADAQENALVSYSLVERRVGERALSSYVSVHAESGKVYALQPLDHEELELLQFQVSARDAGVPPLGSNVTLQVFVLDENDNAPALLPLPGAGGAGGAVSELVWRSVGAGHVVAKVRAVDADSGYNAWLSYELQPAAGGARSPFRVALYTGEISTTRSLDEADSPRQRLLVLVSDHGEPALTATATVLLSLVESGQAPKASSRVLAGAAGAEAALVDVNVYLIIAICAVSSLLVLTLLLYVALRCSAPPSEGACGPGKPTLVCSSAVGSWSYSQQRRQRVCSGEGPPKTDLMAFSPSLPPGPIGGNREEQLDVDVDLSAKVSTDF